Part of the Lotus japonicus ecotype B-129 chromosome 6, LjGifu_v1.2 genome, AATTTCTCGGTTGAAATTCAATTTACTGAAGCAAATATTTAAACctagaatatatattttttgattcCTAATGATTCAGCAAAATGGGCATAGTTTTTAGGGAAAAAGTGAATTCTTGTAGCTTCATTGGAAGATAACATGTTTTTTAGTCAAGTGAAGTGTTATGTGAAGATGGGTAGAGGTAGGCAAGATAGAAATGTTAATAAATGCAACCTCATAGTCAATAATATCcctcaaatttttgtttttgaccGAGCGCAATAGCATCGTGTGATACAGGTCCCTGaaagataactcaagtggtaagagctagggacacaagggttgggtgggatgaagggtgaagggtgaaGGCTTCGAACCCTGGGGAGGACTAATTTTCTAACATTAGtgacaactaacatttgcctataaaaaaaaagcacCGTGTGATACAGatagccgacctcacttagtggaataagacttttgttgttgttgttgttgttgttgttgttgtatccTTATTGTAGAAATGCTAAATCTGAGCATATAGATGTTAGAGTAAAAAACTTGTTGCAAATGGAATGCAGCATCTTCAACTTCAGGTTTTTCATGTGAAACTAATTTAGGTtattttgtgtttgtttgtCATGGTACAGGATTATTGTGGTGCTTAACATGGAAACTATAATTCTGGATTGCGAGATCATTGGGAACCCGAAGTCATTTATGAATTCTGATTTACCAATTTTGAGAAATGCTGCGGAGAATTTGCCCAGGAGTAGTGGTAATAATTTGGCTGCTAAGAATGCAAGTCATAATGTGCAGAATTTCAGACCAACGGTTCAACCGGCATACCAACCACCTCCTGTTTACAAAGGTCGTGGTGCGATTGTGAAAAATGAGGCACCGGCACGCGTCATTCCTATTGCTGCTTTAAATCCTTATCAAGGTAGGTGGGCTATCAAGGCAAGGGTAACAGCTAAAGGGGATCTGCGCCGCTATAATAATGCTCGTGGAGATGGGAAAGTCTTCTCGTTTGATCTTCTTGATTCTGATGGAGGTGAAATACGAGTAACATGCTTTAATTCTGTAGTTGATCGCTTCTATGATTCAATTGAGGCTGGTAAAGTTTACTTGATATCCAGAGGTAGCTTGAAACCTGCACAGAAGAATTTCAACCATTTGAAGAATGAATGGGAAATTTTTTTGGATTCAAATTCAACTGTTGAGCTTTGCCCAGATGAGGATGGTTCTATACCTAGACAGCAGTTCTCCTTCAGGCCGATAAGTGACATTGAAAATACTGACAGTAACTCCATCCTTGATGTTATCGGGGTAGTGACTTCTGTGAATCCTTCAGTTCCCATCTTGAGGAAGAATGGAATGGAAACTCAGAGAAGAGTTTTGAATCTAAAAGATAGTTCAGGCAGGAGTGTTGAGTTAACACTTTGGGGTGAATTCTGCAATAGGGAAGGACAAAGGCTTCAAGAGATGGTAGATGCTGGGGTTTTCCCCATTTTGGCAGTCAAAGCTGGGAAGGTTAGTGACTTCAGTGGCAAGTCTATTGGTTCTATTTCTACTACACAGCTTTTCATTAATCCAGATTTCCCTGAGGCTCATAGCTTAAGAGATTGGTTTGATCAAGTTGGAAAAGATTCTGCTTCTTTATCAATTTCTAAGGACTTCATTCCTGGAGGACCAAAGAATGAGATACGCAAAACTGTGTCTCAGATCAAAGATGAAGGTCTGGGACGGTCAGACAAGCCAGACTGGATAACAGTCAGGGCGACCATATCATTCATGAAGACTGATACATTTTGTTACACAGCTTGCCCTCTGATGATTGGAGATCGACAGTGCAGTAAGAAAGTAACTAGGTCAGGGAACATGAGTTGGCAATGTGATAGATGCAACCAAGAGTTTGAGGAGTGTGACTACCGGTACCTTCTCCAAGCTCAAATCCTGGATCACACAGGATTAACTTGGGTAACTGCTTTCCAGGAAGCAGGGGAAGAGATTATGGGGTGCTCCGCAAAGGAGTTGTACTTCTTGAAAAATGAAGAGCAGGATGACGACAGGTTTGGAGAAATAATCAAGAGTAAACTCTTCAACCATTTTGTATTCAAGCTGAAAATAAAAGAGGAATTATATGGTGACGAACAGAAGGTGAAGATTACAGTGGTCAAGGCAGATCAGGTGAATTATTCTTCAGAGAGTAGATACATGCTTGATTTGATTTCCAAATTTTGTAGGCAGTGATTGTAATGTGGTTCAAGTGTAATTTCATGCAACGATCATGCCTATTAGTATTAGTTTACAAGCTTTGCATAGAAACAGTCATTAGcttttccatttcttttttgGTGTAGTATTCTTTCATATCACACAGGAGGATCTATAACACTTTTAAGCGAGCGTTTACATAGGATATTTCGTTCCTCCCAGTGGTAACTAATATTTCTGTATGATCACACACTATTCTCAATTTATCTACTATTATTCTGCTTACTCTCTGATTCGTTCTGATTTTTTGTCAGCTATGTTGATATTTCATATTCCATGAATTTCCATAGTGTTGGATTCAAAATGTAATCTATCATAGGTCTGCTTATTAATTTTGTTCCCGTAGAGCAGAAACATGTAACTAATCTATTTCTGTGATGTGCCAAAACGAAGATAACATTTTAAGAATTGAAAACTTGCTCTCAAGTGGGGTTATTAGTCACATATTACTGGACACAACAGAAAGTTCACTTCATTTCTGAAGAACATTACAGATATGTATcacaataagaaaaaaaaaaatcaaggccAGCCCTGCAGAATTTCATCAGCCTCGCTTGACGGGATCGAAATTGGAAACACCAACCACAGCACCAATAATGACTACAAGCACAACTCCACCAGCCGCGATGCTGAGCAAGAAGTTCTTGAGAGACGGTGAAACGGCAGCTTCAGCCACATCAGGAACCATCATTGAGGCGGTCATTGCAGCTGCTGTGAGCCCTGTCACAACTTTCTCCTTCATGGAGGCCCTGACTTGAAACCTTCCACTTGATTTTGATGCTGCTGCAGCCCTTGAGGACCGAAGATGCATTGGCTTGAAGAATGCCTCAGAGGTTGGCACCACCCTCTGCTGGCTGGCGTGAGTTAGTGGCATTGCCATTGAAACTGCAGAAGTGGAAGCCATCCCTTTTCTATGGGTTATTTCTTCTTCCCCTGCTAGTTTATTTGCTTGAAGCTTTTCTCTGAATAATTAGGAAATGAGTTTGGTGTGTTGTTTTGTGGGAAACGTGGTGGATGCAGAGTGGAATGAGAGGTGGAAAATTTAGGCATATTACATCTATCTGATGTGGTAGCTTCCCCATTGGAAATGGATGGATAAGGTTATCTCATGGGTCCAGTCATCACTCATTGTGCTGAAATTTTAGTCTGAGGTCCTCAATTGGGTCATTATTTTCGGTAGTCTTTTGTTTTTCCTATTCACTTTATAGGATAAAGCAAGTAATCACAACTATTGATTGAGTTGCTTTAATAACTTTTGAAAATAGGTAATCACTAAAATGGTTGTCGGGACTTACTTTACTTTCTAAAGTTTCTCTTAGAGGAACCAAATTCGTCAACAATATACCACTCACAGTAATAAAACTTACTCCCACAAAGTAGGTAATCACTAAAATGGTTGTCGGGACTTACTTTACTTTCTAAAGTTCCTCTCAGAGTAATATATAGTTTCAGCCTCTGGACTTTCTTTTATTAATGAATGTTACattgataaaaaattatatagttttgttagaaaatatattttgtaTCAACATCATCCAAAATTATCAAGCAGCAGCAACTGAAATACTTAATATGTCAACTCACGAGCACGAGTAAACATAAATAAAAGCCAACCAATTCTCACCATCTCCATTTCAACGGAAATAGTGAAGCCAAATTGCCAATCGATAATCACCTAAATGCTTACACAACAAAGTAGATCTTCATGATTCTCATCTTATATTACAACACACATGGCTcaatatttatttctatttgACCCTTTGCCCCCATCATCAAACCTTTTCTCTCCTCGTGATTCTTTGTAACTAATACACGTCACGTGCTTAAACTTTGAACTAACAAACATAAAATacgaagaaaaataaatcatgtGCTTAAACTTTGAACTTCTGTCTGCACCaccattcctttttttttttaatgcccTTTTCTTTATTATTTGGCAACTAGCATTCTTTATGCAATTTGCAAGTTGAGACCTGCTGATTTTACAAGAGTACAAAAAGAATGACACAAATTTTGTTCATTTAAGAAAGTAAACAAAGGAACCTCATGATGCAGTCCTCATTACTAAACAATGCCATTAAACTCCATTTTTCTTGGCCCCTATGAGCTCATTAACTTAAAACAAAAGCACAATGAGTGCATAAACTAGATGCACTTTTTTTCTTGCAACTCGGCTATGTTTACCCGTTTGCACCACTTCAGACGGACATTAGCACTCAGTTCAAGATAAAAATTGAACAGAACTCTTCTTATTTAATGTGATGAAACTCCGTTCATGTTGCATTCAACCGGTATCCAAATAACCACATCATTAGTTAGTCACACCATCTTTGATCTCAAATTTTCACAATTCAATACTGGAATGATATTGGGAGAAACTATGAGTCAAGGACTAATGCTGCATAACTGAGATGAACCATGATGAAAGGTCATCCTTGAACTCTTCATCTTGAAGCTCTTTCTATTCGCACCATTGAGTCTTCGGATTTTACTTTACTGAGATGAACCTCTTGTGGCAGCAGATGATATTTAATACTGAGATCTTCAAGACTTTTCTTTAACTCCAGGACTAAATCAGATCTTCGGCTGTTCTTATCCCCATAATTCTGAAAATTGATGGTGTGAGTAACATATAGACCCATTTTCATCTTGTTTACGTTCTCAATATCCTTAACAATTACACTGTGGTTCGGACGCCAGTGTTGAGGCTTACTATCCAAGTATCTGAAAATTTTATACAAACATATCAAGTTGAAATACAGAACAAAAATGAAGATAATGTATAAACAAATCAGTCAACTCCAGCACATAGCAAAACCAGTTTTGTACAGGTGGTCACATACCTATGTTTGTTAAACAAACAACACCAAAAGATGTATAAGTAATAAACTATACCAGAAAAGTAAAAACTGATGTTCAATCTTCTGCAGTTCTGCTCCATACCAATAAAAAGAAAGATCATGAATTTAGACCTGGTATTCATAAGCATTGTAATTGTAtactaagtgcatgtttgaaaattcttctacaaCTGATTTTAAAGTCAGGATCAGTTTTGAGGATAAGCTTGTTTGAGTAGCTTttgagtttcagaattgattctaagaaaAAAAGTAACCATCTAGGTCTACTACGGGTTTCAAATCCATATCACCCCACCTTTTTTTTACTAGAACTCATTCAAGGATATAGATAACAGAAGtattgttttttaattaaactCTGATTCAAGGAATAATTGAACTAAATTACTTTGCAAATGGGAGAAAGTCATAATAAATCCAACTAAGTGTAAAAATTGGAGCTAGAGCATAGTAAAAACATACGCTTTTAACTTAGCCTTTAAAGCTCCAATCTTTTCTATTGAAGTTGAAACATCAACAGCAAATTCGACCGAATCACTCATTTCTGGACTCCTGTAGAAGTTACTGATTGGCTTGGTTGACAAAACTGAATTTGGGTAAAATATCTTTTCATTGTCATATCTCAAAAAGACTGTTGACAGTATGTTCATCTCTTCTACAATCATCTGTGAAAGGTTTCAGTTAGATACATCTTTTCATGTTGAAGTTAAGAGAGCTGTTAGAGTTGAAAATTACCTGAACACCATCAATGACACAGCGATCACCAACATCATACGGGTGCATCACAAAAACAAATATAATAGCTTCAAATACAGTCTTAGCTGTGTTGCCAAAAATAAACACCACAAGTAAAAGCTGGGAGGAAATGAAGacaagaacttgggttgttaaGAATCCCATTAGAAGTAACCACACAATAAGGATCACAACAAGGACAA contains:
- the LOC130723056 gene encoding replication protein A 70 kDa DNA-binding subunit A-like: MSVNLTANAIPTIIGGDVNAKPLVQVLDVALVSGGNNSQQQQRYRVVLSDAVSSHQAMLAAQLNDHVRNGRVKKGSVVQLIDYICSTLQNRKIIVVLNMETIILDCEIIGNPKSFMNSDLPILRNAAENLPRSSGNNLAAKNASHNVQNFRPTVQPAYQPPPVYKGRGAIVKNEAPARVIPIAALNPYQGRWAIKARVTAKGDLRRYNNARGDGKVFSFDLLDSDGGEIRVTCFNSVVDRFYDSIEAGKVYLISRGSLKPAQKNFNHLKNEWEIFLDSNSTVELCPDEDGSIPRQQFSFRPISDIENTDSNSILDVIGVVTSVNPSVPILRKNGMETQRRVLNLKDSSGRSVELTLWGEFCNREGQRLQEMVDAGVFPILAVKAGKVSDFSGKSIGSISTTQLFINPDFPEAHSLRDWFDQVGKDSASLSISKDFIPGGPKNEIRKTVSQIKDEGLGRSDKPDWITVRATISFMKTDTFCYTACPLMIGDRQCSKKVTRSGNMSWQCDRCNQEFEECDYRYLLQAQILDHTGLTWVTAFQEAGEEIMGCSAKELYFLKNEEQDDDRFGEIIKSKLFNHFVFKLKIKEELYGDEQKVKITVVKADQVNYSSESRYMLDLISKFCRQ
- the LOC130723057 gene encoding uncharacterized protein LOC130723057, with the translated sequence MASTSAVSMAMPLTHASQQRVVPTSEAFFKPMHLRSSRAAAASKSSGRFQVRASMKEKVVTGLTAAAMTASMMVPDVAEAAVSPSLKNFLLSIAAGGVVLVVIIGAVVGVSNFDPVKRG